One genomic region from Blattabacterium cuenoti encodes:
- a CDS encoding sugar phosphate nucleotidyltransferase, with translation MKIIIPMAGKGLRLYPHTLNTPKPLIHIAGKTILRRLVESLSEVIKIFSVQEIVFIIGNNGENIEKKLIKLANDIGVHPIIYYQITPLGTADALLKAKDSLNGGPIIIVFSDTLFYNTSLEKEITNKVDNIIWTKKVKNPHLFGVVKCDSSGVITHFIEKPNNYVSNLAIIGLYYFRNSLCLRKELQSLDNNKIKNEEEYQLTSVLENMRKKGEKFISKQVQEWMDFGNKKRTISSNSKILSIEHNHSQLIHEKAIIRDSLILKPCSIGENTSIENSIIGPYVSIGKNTKIKNSNIKRSLIQDYTKIQYANWHNSMIGNHIFYIGKAKEISLGDYSVYN, from the coding sequence ATGAAAATTATAATTCCTATGGCTGGAAAAGGATTGCGTTTGTATCCGCACACTTTAAACACACCCAAACCATTAATCCATATAGCAGGAAAAACAATTTTGAGAAGATTGGTGGAAAGTTTATCCGAAGTCATAAAAATTTTTTCTGTCCAAGAAATTGTTTTCATAATAGGAAATAACGGAGAAAACATTGAAAAAAAATTAATCAAATTAGCTAATGATATAGGAGTTCATCCTATTATTTATTATCAAATTACTCCGCTTGGAACGGCAGATGCTTTGTTAAAAGCTAAAGATTCATTGAATGGAGGACCGATAATCATTGTTTTTTCCGATACTTTATTTTATAACACTTCTTTGGAAAAGGAAATTACTAACAAAGTAGACAACATTATATGGACAAAAAAAGTTAAAAATCCTCATTTATTTGGAGTGGTCAAATGTGATTCTTCGGGAGTTATTACTCATTTTATAGAAAAACCAAATAATTATGTATCTAATCTAGCAATCATCGGTCTTTATTATTTTAGAAATAGTCTTTGTTTAAGAAAAGAACTTCAATCTTTAGATAATAACAAAATTAAAAATGAAGAAGAATATCAATTAACATCTGTTTTAGAAAACATGAGAAAAAAAGGAGAAAAATTTATTAGCAAACAAGTTCAAGAATGGATGGATTTTGGAAATAAAAAAAGAACTATTTCTTCTAATTCAAAAATATTGTCTATAGAACACAATCATTCGCAATTGATTCATGAAAAAGCAATCATAAGAGATAGTTTAATTCTAAAACCTTGTTCGATCGGAGAAAATACAAGCATTGAGAATAGCATCATAGGTCCTTATGTTTCAATAGGTAAAAATACAAAAATAAAAAATAGTAATATAAAAAGATCTTTGATTCAGGACTATACAAAAATCCAATATGCAAATTGGCATAATTCTATGATAGGAAATCACATCTTTTATATCGGAAAAGCAAAAGAAATTAGTTTAGGCGATTATTCTGTTTATAATTGA
- a CDS encoding Sec-independent protein translocase subunit TatA/TatB, which translates to MDFISIFLILLGTFGTTEIVVIVILALLLFGGKKIPELMKGLGTGLKEFKKASEGKDSESEKE; encoded by the coding sequence ATGGATTTCATTTCTATTTTTTTAATACTACTTGGAACTTTTGGTACCACAGAAATTGTGGTGATTGTCATTCTTGCACTTTTACTTTTCGGTGGTAAAAAAATACCGGAATTAATGAAAGGATTAGGGACAGGATTGAAAGAATTCAAAAAGGCTTCTGAAGGAAAAGATTCAGAATCTGAAAAAGAATAA
- a CDS encoding lytic transglycosylase domain-containing protein, with the protein MATIKIRNIMFFMLILKSLIVQSASKPFLEQKNVINFHKDVFDQKLDLNNIYIEKLWKKMLGGKKKSLSGKKLSHKKNIVLTNTNIDSEELQLRLNFLNQRSQTKILKYNSIVHASVESYLRMGKYIGRIISLSEFYFPMFEEKLENYRLPKELKYLAIIESNLNPVVTSKAGAQGIWQFMPETGKIYDLNINNIYDERNDPVKSTEAACRYLKFLYKKIGNWELVLAAYNAGPGTVDKILQHHQNRKDFWGLWEFFPKETQNYVPKFIAINYVMNYYKEHNIYTYRSSPYKYKYKETALIPIKEKISLKFFAYSLNMPYQDLILLNPQYLVDLIPPGNKFFLRLPKNKVFFLKKK; encoded by the coding sequence ATGGCAACGATAAAGATAAGAAATATTATGTTTTTTATGCTCATATTAAAAAGTTTGATTGTTCAATCTGCATCAAAGCCCTTTTTGGAACAAAAAAATGTAATCAACTTTCATAAAGATGTTTTCGATCAAAAATTAGATTTAAATAATATTTATATAGAGAAATTATGGAAAAAAATGCTTGGAGGGAAGAAAAAATCTTTATCTGGTAAAAAATTATCTCATAAAAAAAATATTGTTCTTACTAATACTAATATAGATTCTGAAGAACTTCAATTAAGATTAAATTTTTTAAATCAAAGATCTCAAACTAAAATACTTAAATACAACAGCATAGTGCATGCTTCCGTAGAAAGTTATCTTCGTATGGGAAAATATATAGGAAGAATTATTTCATTGTCAGAATTTTATTTTCCTATGTTTGAAGAAAAACTTGAAAACTACCGTCTTCCAAAAGAATTAAAATATTTAGCTATTATAGAATCAAATTTAAATCCTGTTGTAACCTCCAAGGCAGGAGCTCAAGGAATTTGGCAATTCATGCCTGAAACTGGTAAAATATATGATCTCAACATTAATAATATTTATGATGAAAGAAATGATCCTGTCAAATCAACAGAAGCAGCTTGCCGTTATTTAAAATTTTTATATAAAAAAATAGGAAATTGGGAATTAGTCTTAGCTGCTTATAATGCTGGTCCAGGCACTGTAGATAAAATATTGCAACATCATCAAAACAGAAAAGATTTCTGGGGGTTATGGGAATTTTTTCCAAAAGAAACTCAAAATTATGTTCCAAAATTTATTGCCATTAATTATGTCATGAATTACTATAAAGAACATAATATTTACACATATCGCTCCTCTCCCTACAAATATAAATATAAAGAAACAGCCCTAATCCCTATCAAAGAAAAAATTTCTTTGAAATTTTTTGCCTATAGTTTAAATATGCCTTATCAAGATTTAATTCTTCTAAATCCACAATATCTTGTGGATCTTATTCCTCCTGGAAATAAGTTTTTTTTGAGATTACCAAAAAACAAAGTTTTCTTTTTAAAAAAAAAATAG
- the recA gene encoding recombinase RecA, with protein sequence MNEKIEQKRKSLELVLEKMDKIYGKGTVMRMGDSHIENLEIISSGSLSLDIALGIKGFPKGRIIEIFGPESSGKTTLALHAITQSQKKGGFAGFIDAEHAFDCIYAQKIGVNIKELIISQPDNGEQALEIVDNLIRSGVIDMIVVDSVAALTPKSEIEGEMGDSKIGLQARLMSQALRKLTSSIGKSKSILIFINQLREKIGVYGNPEVTTGGNALKFYSSIRLDIRKGNQIKNGEKILGNRTKVKVVKNKLSPPFKIAEFDIMYGEGISKIGEILDLGVDLGIIKKNASWFSYGDMKLGQGRDSVKEFLKEKKNIINEIQKNIINQYIQK encoded by the coding sequence ATGAACGAAAAAATTGAACAAAAAAGAAAATCCTTAGAACTTGTTCTAGAAAAAATGGATAAAATATATGGGAAAGGAACTGTTATGCGAATGGGAGATTCTCATATAGAAAATTTAGAAATTATTTCTTCTGGATCTTTAAGCTTAGATATAGCTTTGGGAATAAAAGGATTTCCAAAAGGTCGCATTATTGAAATATTTGGACCAGAATCTTCAGGAAAAACTACTTTAGCTTTACATGCAATAACTCAATCTCAAAAAAAAGGAGGTTTCGCTGGTTTTATTGATGCGGAACATGCTTTTGACTGTATTTATGCTCAAAAAATAGGAGTTAACATCAAAGAGTTAATAATATCTCAACCAGATAATGGGGAACAAGCGCTTGAAATAGTAGATAATTTAATTAGATCTGGTGTTATTGATATGATCGTGGTTGATTCTGTGGCAGCTTTAACTCCTAAAAGTGAAATAGAAGGAGAAATGGGTGATTCTAAAATAGGATTACAAGCTAGATTAATGTCTCAAGCTTTGAGAAAGCTAACTTCTAGTATAGGTAAATCAAAAAGCATACTCATATTTATTAATCAATTAAGAGAAAAGATCGGGGTGTATGGAAATCCGGAAGTGACAACAGGCGGAAATGCTTTGAAATTTTATTCATCAATTCGATTAGACATTCGAAAAGGAAATCAAATCAAGAATGGAGAAAAAATATTAGGAAATAGGACAAAGGTAAAAGTAGTGAAAAATAAACTTTCTCCTCCTTTTAAAATTGCTGAATTTGATATTATGTACGGGGAAGGAATTTCAAAAATAGGGGAAATCCTGGATTTAGGAGTTGATTTAGGAATTATTAAAAAAAATGCATCTTGGTTTAGTTATGGAGATATGAAATTAGGTCAAGGAAGAGATTCTGTAAAAGAATTTTTAAAAGAAAAGAAAAACATTATAAATGAAATACAAAAAAATATAATAAATCAATATATTCAAAAATAG
- a CDS encoding MBL fold metallo-hydrolase — protein MKITFLGTGTSLGVPIIGSKHPVCLSKNPKDKRLRSSVLIEKDKKCFLIDCGPDFRYQMLRNNHEKLDAIFLTHEHHDHIGGFDDIRPFYFNMNKTIPVYGLRRVLENLKKRFFYFFSKNHKSNTSKISIHELDSYKDFFFVEYFKIFPLSIWHGDLPILGFRIENFAYITDASSIPLQTIQQLKGLEILVLNVLRKAPKHSSQFTLSKSLNAIQKIRPKKTYLTHISHMLGFHEEIDTQLPKNVYLAYDGLIIYET, from the coding sequence ATGAAAATTACTTTTTTAGGAACTGGAACTTCTCTAGGTGTTCCTATTATTGGATCTAAACATCCAGTGTGTTTATCTAAAAATCCAAAAGATAAAAGACTTAGAAGTTCGGTTTTAATTGAGAAAGATAAAAAATGTTTTTTAATCGATTGTGGTCCAGATTTTCGTTATCAAATGTTGCGAAACAATCATGAAAAATTGGATGCTATTTTTCTGACACATGAACATCATGATCATATAGGAGGATTTGATGATATAAGACCGTTTTATTTTAATATGAATAAAACCATACCTGTTTATGGATTACGTAGAGTTTTAGAGAATTTAAAAAAAAGATTTTTTTATTTTTTTTCAAAAAATCATAAATCGAATACATCAAAAATATCCATACATGAGTTAGATAGTTATAAAGATTTCTTTTTTGTAGAATATTTTAAAATTTTTCCTTTATCCATATGGCATGGAGATCTTCCTATTTTAGGTTTTCGTATAGAAAATTTTGCGTACATTACAGACGCAAGCAGCATTCCTCTTCAAACAATTCAACAGTTAAAAGGATTAGAGATTTTAGTTTTAAATGTTTTAAGAAAAGCACCTAAACATTCTTCTCAGTTTACGCTTTCCAAATCTCTGAATGCAATTCAAAAAATTCGTCCTAAAAAAACTTATCTTACTCACATTAGTCATATGCTTGGTTTTCACGAAGAAATCGATACACAATTACCAAAAAATGTTTACCTAGCTTATGATGGATTAATCATATATGAAACATAA
- the ccsA gene encoding cytochrome c biogenesis protein CcsA, whose protein sequence is MQTLKKIFFSTKITSFLFLLLAISMAIATVLEQKYSTDFAKIFVYESTWFEIIMLLITINLIGNIWKYKLWNYEKFPLFIFHLSFVFLFIGGIFSRYYSFEGIMSIREGEINRKIISRKNYIKLRISQENYTRFYHDPYILSSYHKKYKRKFFFKDNPLKIKIIDYIPCAKVIFSKKEPEEKIIKIISNNQKGRTENFLKDGNITKINGVIFSLNKKIPLGIQIVEKNNNLFLNSSFSGEYINMINKKNHSLLKNTFDILKIKHLYRIKTDHGMMQWVIPEGIMKGKLEYIKSCEKEENNNLLSAITAEISFLNQSKLVTFLGGKNTTKMSDPLLFKDYQISIGYGSIFWNLPFLLRLNNFKIENYPGSGFPSSFMSHITLIDKKKKKNYLIYMNNVLNYKGYRFFQSGYDPDGKGTHFSVNNDYLGTYFSYVGYFLMSIGMFFTLFWKGTRFNYLKNKLRNLYSKNHSMLFFTLFLLLGNNYVSFTQTHNQVHEFKKIPLENVSEAIHIPKKHSENFGRLLVQDHKGRIKPVNTIAIELLRKIHKRNFIENIDANQWFISILQDNIFWTKIPFIKVDKKGGYKFLNKVKANPEYYVSLIDLYILDPKTSKLKFVLQEDYEKAFSKNPMQRDEYDKAVLSLSERVGIIHEIFQGKYIRIFPIPNDRNHTWSSWMISDSNRLNPSGFSMFNNYLKSLFDAQNEKNWRIADNEIKKIRLYQIKHAKSILPSENKISIEIIYNKLNIFYVLSFLYAFLGIIIILNSFLIIFFQKKYMYFFSKVFFFILSVLFVSNFLGLIFRWYISEHAPWTNGYESAIFISFCLVGIGFLFYKNQLVSGMTTLIASILLMIAHGNTMDPEITNLVPVLKSHWLIIHVATITTSYGFFLTGSFLGFFVLLLYILKAYFHYYSKIIQIHIEKLTIINEMCLTIGLFLLTIGTFLGSVWANNSWGRYWSWDPKETWALISIMIYAFVLHIRLIPCMRSIFAFNFYSILSISSIIMTYFGVNYYLSGLHSYAKGDPVSVPFWIYYSLLILFIVTGFAYYSAKYHNITKIDK, encoded by the coding sequence ATGCAAACGTTAAAAAAAATTTTTTTTTCAACAAAAATAACTTCTTTTTTATTTTTATTGTTGGCTATATCTATGGCTATAGCTACTGTTCTGGAACAGAAATATTCTACTGATTTTGCCAAAATATTTGTTTATGAATCTACTTGGTTTGAAATTATAATGTTATTAATTACAATCAATTTGATAGGAAATATATGGAAATATAAATTATGGAATTATGAAAAATTCCCTCTTTTTATTTTTCATTTATCATTTGTATTTCTCTTTATTGGAGGAATTTTTTCTAGGTATTATAGTTTTGAAGGAATCATGTCTATAAGAGAAGGAGAAATTAATAGAAAAATCATTTCTAGAAAAAATTACATAAAATTAAGAATTAGTCAAGAAAACTATACCAGATTCTATCATGATCCTTATATTCTTTCTTCTTATCATAAGAAATATAAAAGAAAATTTTTTTTTAAGGATAATCCTTTAAAAATAAAAATTATAGATTACATTCCATGTGCTAAAGTTATTTTTTCTAAAAAAGAACCAGAAGAAAAAATTATAAAGATTATTTCAAACAATCAAAAAGGAAGAACGGAAAATTTTCTTAAAGATGGAAATATAACGAAAATCAATGGGGTAATATTTTCTTTAAATAAGAAAATACCTTTAGGGATACAAATTGTTGAAAAAAATAATAATCTGTTTTTAAATTCTTCTTTTTCAGGAGAATATATAAACATGATTAATAAAAAAAACCATTCTTTACTCAAAAATACTTTTGATATTTTAAAAATAAAACATTTATATCGAATAAAAACAGATCATGGAATGATGCAGTGGGTTATTCCCGAAGGAATTATGAAAGGAAAATTAGAGTATATCAAATCATGTGAAAAAGAAGAAAATAATAATTTATTAAGTGCTATTACGGCAGAAATATCTTTTCTAAATCAATCCAAATTAGTGACCTTTTTAGGAGGAAAAAATACAACAAAAATGAGTGATCCTTTATTATTTAAGGATTATCAAATATCCATTGGATATGGATCTATATTTTGGAATCTTCCTTTTTTATTGCGATTAAATAATTTTAAAATAGAAAATTATCCAGGGTCTGGATTCCCTTCATCTTTTATGAGTCATATCACGCTCATAGACAAAAAAAAGAAAAAAAATTATTTGATTTACATGAACAATGTTCTCAATTATAAGGGATATAGGTTTTTTCAATCTGGATATGATCCAGATGGAAAAGGAACTCATTTTTCTGTTAATAATGATTATTTAGGAACCTATTTTTCCTATGTAGGTTATTTTTTGATGAGTATAGGGATGTTTTTTACTTTATTTTGGAAAGGAACTAGATTTAATTATTTGAAAAATAAATTGAGAAATTTATATTCTAAAAATCATTCAATGTTATTTTTCACATTATTTCTATTGTTAGGAAATAATTATGTTTCTTTTACTCAAACACATAATCAAGTACATGAATTTAAAAAAATTCCTTTAGAAAATGTTTCTGAAGCTATCCATATTCCTAAAAAACATAGTGAAAATTTTGGACGTTTATTAGTACAAGATCATAAAGGAAGAATAAAACCTGTCAATACTATAGCTATTGAACTTCTTAGAAAAATACATAAAAGAAATTTTATAGAAAATATAGATGCTAATCAATGGTTTATCTCCATACTTCAAGATAATATATTTTGGACAAAAATACCTTTTATTAAAGTAGATAAAAAAGGAGGATATAAATTTTTAAATAAAGTAAAAGCAAATCCAGAATATTATGTTTCTCTGATAGATCTTTATATTTTAGATCCAAAAACATCAAAATTAAAGTTTGTCCTTCAAGAAGACTATGAAAAAGCTTTTTCTAAAAATCCTATGCAAAGAGACGAATATGATAAAGCGGTACTCAGTCTTAGTGAACGTGTAGGAATTATTCATGAGATTTTTCAAGGAAAATATATTCGAATTTTTCCTATCCCAAATGATAGGAATCATACTTGGTCTAGTTGGATGATATCAGATTCAAACAGATTAAATCCTTCAGGTTTTTCTATGTTTAATAATTACCTAAAATCTTTATTTGATGCTCAAAATGAAAAAAATTGGCGAATTGCAGATAATGAAATCAAAAAAATACGACTCTATCAAATAAAACATGCTAAATCTATTTTGCCTTCGGAAAACAAAATATCCATAGAAATTATTTATAATAAACTCAATATATTTTATGTTTTATCTTTCTTATATGCTTTTTTGGGAATAATTATTATTCTTAATTCTTTTTTGATAATTTTTTTTCAAAAAAAATACATGTATTTTTTTTCTAAAGTATTTTTTTTCATTTTATCTGTTCTATTTGTTTCAAATTTTTTAGGTTTAATTTTTAGATGGTATATTTCTGAACATGCTCCATGGACTAATGGATATGAATCTGCCATTTTTATTAGTTTTTGTTTAGTTGGAATAGGTTTTTTATTTTATAAAAATCAATTGGTTTCAGGAATGACAACCTTAATAGCATCTATTTTATTAATGATTGCACATGGAAATACAATGGATCCAGAAATAACAAATTTGGTCCCAGTTTTAAAATCTCATTGGTTGATTATACATGTAGCAACAATAACAACCAGTTATGGTTTTTTTTTAACAGGATCCTTTTTAGGATTTTTTGTGTTACTCTTATATATATTAAAAGCATATTTTCATTATTATAGTAAAATAATTCAAATTCATATTGAAAAATTAACTATTATTAATGAAATGTGTCTTACCATAGGACTTTTTTTATTAACAATAGGAACTTTTTTAGGTTCAGTCTGGGCAAATAACAGTTGGGGACGTTATTGGAGTTGGGATCCAAAAGAAACTTGGGCTCTGATTAGTATTATGATTTATGCTTTTGTATTGCATATTCGTTTGATTCCATGTATGAGAAGTATATTTGCTTTTAATTTTTACAGCATATTGTCAATAAGTTCTATTATTATGACTTATTTTGGAGTCAATTATTACTTGTCTGGATTACATTCTTATGCTAAGGGAGATCCTGTTTCTGTTCCTTTTTGGATATATTATAGTTTATTAATTTTGTTCATTGTCACAGGTTTCGCTTATTATTCTGCAAAATATCATAACATTACAAAAATAGATAAATAA
- a CDS encoding lysophospholipid acyltransferase family protein — MNFHSSFFKKAKKKHFKKKESTLFRDAFGNLHFIKRFLIFTFGCISYNRYNGFNQLQLKGTEYLKDLPDKRVLFVSNHQTYFADVFAMFHVFCSVKNGFINSIKNPIYLLNPKVNLYYVAAKETMDQGFLTKLFTYSGGITVKRTWKEGDKKVNRSVNISEITRMGIALNDGWLITFPQGTTQAFAPGRRGIVHVIRKYNPIVVPIVIDGFQKAYDKKGIRIKKKGVLQKMKFKEPIQLDLKKDSTENIMEKIMDAIEQSPKYYKKN, encoded by the coding sequence GTGAATTTTCATTCATCTTTTTTTAAGAAAGCAAAAAAGAAACATTTTAAAAAAAAAGAAAGCACTCTATTTAGAGATGCATTTGGAAATTTACATTTTATAAAACGTTTTTTAATTTTCACTTTTGGTTGCATTTCTTATAATCGTTATAATGGATTTAATCAATTACAATTGAAAGGAACGGAATATCTTAAAGATCTACCTGACAAAAGAGTTTTATTTGTTTCAAATCATCAAACTTATTTTGCAGATGTTTTTGCTATGTTTCATGTATTTTGTAGTGTAAAAAATGGATTTATAAATAGCATTAAGAATCCTATTTATCTTTTGAATCCAAAAGTGAATCTCTACTATGTGGCGGCTAAAGAAACCATGGATCAAGGTTTTTTAACAAAATTATTTACTTATTCTGGAGGAATTACTGTGAAAAGAACATGGAAAGAAGGAGATAAAAAAGTAAATCGTTCTGTGAATATATCTGAGATAACTCGTATGGGAATAGCTCTTAATGATGGATGGTTAATTACTTTTCCACAAGGGACAACTCAGGCTTTTGCACCTGGACGAAGAGGGATTGTTCATGTGATCAGAAAATATAATCCTATTGTTGTTCCTATTGTAATTGATGGATTTCAAAAAGCTTATGATAAAAAAGGAATTCGAATTAAGAAAAAGGGAGTATTACAGAAAATGAAATTTAAAGAACCTATTCAATTAGATTTAAAAAAAGACTCCACTGAGAATATTATGGAAAAAATAATGGATGCTATAGAACAGTCGCCTAAATATTATAAGAAAAACTAA
- the alaS gene encoding alanine--tRNA ligase, whose product MKYKLIRDTFLDFFQKKKHKIISSFPIHSKNDPTLFFINAGMNPFKDYFLGHVKPDYSRIVNIQKCLRVTGKHNDLKNVGYDNYHHTMFEMLGNWSFGDYSRKETIEWAWELLVEVYNIPKKNIYISVFIGDEKEGLSIDHETLKYWQTLINKDHIIFFGKKENFWEMGLTGPCGPCSEIHIDLRNEKEKQTLPGKYLINKKHPKVIEIWNLVFIEFLRKSDGTLEKLPIKHVDTGMGLERLCMVLQGKFSSYETDIFFPIIQNIKESLGKIYKEDFNQKVSIHIIADHLRAIVFSISDGQLPSNNGAGYVIRRILRRAVIYVTRFLYKKEPFIYQFVDSLVKEMKSSFPELKEKMKYIKNVIYEEELSFLKVIDKGSHKIQYIIEQTKEKNEKIIDGKTIFQLYDTYGFPIQLSKILVEKNNLSIDENLFYKKLLEQKNRSRKENNTIEKTDWIKVHHHQFIHENVNFVGYDMIECDISILKYRKIENQLEKTHHYELVFSKTPFYPEGGGQLGDTGLIKSKTDEIFIFNTKKENSIIIHSSKKLPSDVYSSFRAIVDKNRRSEIEKNHTSTHLLHFSLKQVLGNHIQQKGSYVGDDYLRFDFSHYQKITIEELHKIENLVQELIFFDLLLKEERFTSLQEAKKNTSFYKSEIFENKYKQKVRVITFGKSSELCIGTHVKHTGLIQIFKIISESSVSYGIRRIKAITSKKAIQYLKSIHDQYQSLKKMMKYPESPLRNFIILQNENKELKKEISEIRLHKIKALKKEYSSKAIQLSSINYICDIDPFQEKDMNLIKKIVLDLRHEISNLFMIVGFLKEKKPVIFISISDSVIQSKNIHAHKIICKMASSIHGQYWGKSFFATAIGTEKSGLSLILKDTIAIKNQINFDRYLKCLNLK is encoded by the coding sequence ATGAAATACAAATTGATAAGAGATACTTTTCTTGATTTTTTTCAAAAAAAAAAACATAAAATTATTTCTTCTTTTCCTATTCATTCAAAAAATGACCCTACTCTTTTTTTTATCAATGCGGGGATGAATCCTTTTAAAGATTATTTTTTAGGACATGTCAAACCTGATTATTCAAGAATAGTCAATATTCAAAAATGTCTTAGAGTAACTGGTAAGCACAATGATTTGAAAAATGTGGGATATGATAATTATCATCACACCATGTTTGAAATGTTAGGAAATTGGTCTTTTGGAGATTATTCCAGAAAAGAAACAATAGAATGGGCTTGGGAGTTATTAGTTGAAGTCTATAATATACCAAAAAAAAACATTTACATATCTGTTTTTATTGGAGACGAAAAAGAAGGATTATCCATAGATCATGAAACTTTAAAGTATTGGCAAACTTTAATAAACAAAGATCATATTATTTTTTTTGGAAAAAAAGAAAATTTTTGGGAAATGGGATTGACAGGGCCTTGTGGCCCTTGTTCAGAAATTCATATAGATTTACGCAATGAAAAAGAAAAACAAACCCTGCCTGGAAAATATCTCATTAACAAGAAACATCCAAAGGTGATAGAAATTTGGAATCTTGTTTTTATAGAGTTCTTACGTAAATCAGATGGAACATTAGAAAAACTTCCGATAAAACATGTTGACACGGGGATGGGTTTGGAGAGATTATGTATGGTATTGCAAGGAAAATTTTCTAGCTATGAAACTGATATTTTCTTTCCAATTATTCAGAATATAAAAGAATCTTTGGGAAAAATTTATAAAGAAGATTTTAACCAAAAAGTATCCATACATATAATAGCAGATCATTTGAGGGCCATTGTTTTCTCTATTTCAGATGGTCAATTGCCATCAAACAATGGAGCTGGTTATGTTATAAGACGAATTTTAAGAAGAGCCGTCATTTATGTTACCCGTTTTTTATATAAAAAGGAGCCTTTTATTTATCAATTTGTAGACTCTTTAGTGAAAGAAATGAAAAGTTCTTTTCCAGAATTGAAAGAGAAAATGAAATACATAAAAAATGTGATTTATGAAGAAGAATTATCTTTTTTAAAAGTTATTGACAAAGGAAGTCATAAAATTCAATATATCATAGAACAAACTAAAGAAAAAAATGAAAAAATTATTGATGGAAAAACCATTTTTCAATTATATGATACTTATGGTTTCCCTATACAGTTATCTAAAATTTTAGTTGAAAAAAATAATTTATCAATTGATGAAAATTTATTTTATAAAAAATTGTTAGAACAAAAAAATAGATCCAGAAAAGAAAATAATACAATAGAAAAAACAGATTGGATAAAAGTACATCATCATCAATTTATTCACGAAAATGTAAATTTTGTAGGATATGATATGATAGAATGTGATATTTCAATTTTGAAATACAGAAAAATAGAAAACCAATTAGAGAAAACTCATCATTATGAGTTAGTCTTTTCAAAAACTCCTTTTTATCCTGAAGGAGGAGGCCAGTTGGGAGATACTGGATTAATAAAAAGTAAAACGGATGAAATTTTTATTTTCAATACTAAAAAAGAAAATTCCATTATCATACATTCTTCTAAAAAATTGCCTTCAGATGTTTATTCTTCTTTTAGAGCTATAGTTGATAAAAATAGAAGATCAGAAATTGAAAAAAATCATACTTCTACTCATTTATTACATTTTTCTTTAAAACAAGTTTTAGGAAATCATATTCAACAAAAAGGTTCTTATGTAGGAGATGATTATTTACGATTTGATTTTTCTCATTATCAAAAAATAACTATTGAAGAATTGCATAAAATAGAAAATCTAGTCCAAGAATTAATTTTTTTTGATCTTCTTCTAAAAGAAGAAAGATTTACTTCCTTGCAAGAAGCTAAAAAAAACACTTCTTTTTATAAGAGTGAAATATTCGAAAATAAATACAAACAAAAAGTGCGAGTAATCACTTTTGGAAAGTCGTCTGAATTATGTATTGGGACCCATGTGAAACATACTGGATTAATTCAAATTTTTAAAATTATATCAGAATCTTCTGTATCATATGGAATACGAAGAATTAAGGCAATCACTTCAAAAAAAGCAATACAATACTTGAAATCAATTCATGATCAATATCAATCTTTAAAAAAGATGATGAAATATCCGGAATCTCCTTTGAGGAATTTTATCATTTTACAAAATGAAAATAAAGAATTAAAGAAAGAAATATCAGAAATACGTTTGCATAAAATTAAAGCACTCAAAAAAGAATATTCTTCAAAAGCTATTCAACTATCTTCAATTAACTATATATGTGATATTGATCCATTTCAAGAAAAAGATATGAATCTTATCAAGAAAATCGTTTTGGATTTAAGACATGAAATATCTAATTTATTCATGATTGTGGGATTTCTAAAAGAAAAAAAACCAGTTATTTTTATATCTATTTCAGATTCTGTCATTCAAAGCAAAAATATTCATGCTCATAAAATAATATGTAAAATGGCATCTTCTATACATGGACAATATTGGGGAAAGTCTTTTTTCGCTACAGCTATAGGAACTGAAAAAAGCGGATTGAGCTTGATTTTAAAAGATACAATAGCTATAAAAAATCAAATAAACTTTGATAGATATTTAAAATGTTTAAATTTGAAGTAA